From one Leishmania major strain Friedlin complete genome, chromosome 33 genomic stretch:
- a CDS encoding putative protein kinase, whose translation MSKEAAKTPREDGGVAKKGDSKTPKKLIGGHIELGHVLGVGGFGKVYNAYDVTKKVHVAVKMIDKALVRSSGIQSYVEREIAMMRKMKNQHVVRLLEAIETSKAYNLVMELAPNGELFDKIVDLKRFDEETARNYFQQLICAVHYCHRMNIVHRDLKAENLLLGENNVLKVCDFGLSRYTKEGRFNDHEVLFTSLAGSIDYQAPEVLKERGYEGDSCDMWSCGCVLFFMLCGYLPFTDRSDGLTRKRIMSCQYNKTSRYLPEQAADLIAHLLVPFPSARYTTSDVIQHPWFRVNLDPSMFPDDNVVSTPMSPLGNGEFIQRVITPQMSSGSFGAAPSPTTSKADEMHQAFQSCNITGDGFLNKEEVRDALIKLNGGNQVTEQEVKDFMSNFQVDQEGRITEEEFVMGWTKHQNDLGSKYDLSKMAHLFHYDLEKEFLQVVREAFDLIDSEHSGIITKEKLKSLNLGLTDKDAESAFSSMDTEHKGLSSLTFEGFVGLCLQYDFFKNHPLAIRLRRLNAFFEATEHAAFRASLNTGYTVAGQREVIKALLLSKQESLSTAFEEGDGNGFLYGTYTQDSKKVLEIGVRLLPAAAGYTKVIVYRIGGKTIEFHKWFLDLRRLMKDELLRCEEDTAVKGEPELM comes from the coding sequence ATGTCCAAGGAGGCGGCCAAGACTCCGAGGGAGGATGGCGGCGTGGCGAAGAAGGGTGACAGCAAGACACCGAAGAAGCTGATCGGCGGTCACATCGAGCTCGGTCACGTGCTCGGCGTTGGCGGTTTTGGCAAGGTCTACAACGCGTATGATGTGACAAAGAAGGTACATGTGGCAGTGAAGATGATTGACAAGGCACTGgtacgcagcagcggcatccagTCCTACGTGGAGCGTGAAATCGCAATGATGCGCAAGATGAAGAACCAACATGTGGTGCGTCTTCTGGAGGCCATCGAGACATCCAAGGCGTACAACCTTGTCATGGAACTGGCCCCGAACGGGGAGCTTTTCGACAAAATTGTGGACTTGAAACGCTTCGACGAGGAAACAGCGCGCAACTACTTCCAGCAGCTTATCTGTGCGGTGCACTACTGCCACCGTATGAACATCGTCCACCGTGATCTGAAGGCTGAGAACTTGCTGCTCGGTGAGAACAACGTGCTGAAGGTGTGCGACTTTGGACTCTCCCGCTACACGAAGGAGGGCCGTTTCAACGACCACGAGGTGCTCTTCACCTCGCTGGCAGGCAGTATTGATTACCAGGCGCCCGAGGTGCTCAAGGAGCGGGGGTATGAGGGAGACTCGTGCGACATGTGGAGCTGTGGCTGCGTTCTCTTCTTCATGCTCTGCGGCTACCTTCCCTTCACGGACCGCTCAGACGGACTCACACGCAAGCGCATTATGAGCTGCCAATACAATAAGACAAGTCGCTACCTCCCGGAGCAGGCTGCCGATCTCATCGCTCATCTGCTagtccccttcccctccgcaCGCTATACGACCTCGGATGTGATTCAGCACCCATGGTTCCGTGTCAACCTCGATCCCAGTATGTTCCCTGACGACAATGTGGTATCAACACCAATGAGCCCACTTGGCAACGGCGAGTTCATTCAGCGCGTCATCACCCCTCAGATGAGCTCCGGTAGCTTTGGTGCGGCTCCGTCGCCCACCACCAGCAAGGCGGACGAGATGCACCAGGCATTCCAGAGCTGCAACATTACCGGTGACGGCTTCCTCaacaaggaggaggtgcgcgacgCCCTCATAAAGCTCAATGGCGGTAATCAGGTGACGGAGCAGGAGGTGAAGGATTTCATGAGCAACTTTCAGGTGGACCAGGAGGGCCGCATTACGGAGGAAGAGTTTGTGATGGGGTGGACGAAGCACCAAAACGACCTCGGCTCAAAGTACGACCTCTCTAAGATGGCACACCTGTTCCACTACGACTTAGAAAAGGAATTCCTGCAAGTAGTGCGCGAGGCCTTCGATTTGATCGACTCCGAGCACTCGGGCATCATCACCAAGGAGAAGCTCAAGAGCTTGAACTTGGGCCTGACCGACAAAGATGCTGAGTCTGCATTCTCTTCGATGGACACGGAGCACAAGGGcctttcctccctcactTTCGAGGGCTTTGTGGGCCTCTGCTTGCAGTACGACTTCTTCAAAAACCACCCACTCGCCATCCGCTTGCGCCGGCTAAACGCCTTCTTCGAGGCCACTGAGCACGCCGCCTTCCGCGCCTCGTTGAACACCGGCTACACGGTTGCGGGCCAGCGCGAAGTGATCAAGGCGCTCCTCCTGAGCAAGCAGGAGTCTCTTTCGACCGCCTTCGAGGAGGGCGATGGGAACGGCTTTCTCTACGGCACCTACACCCAAGACTCCAAGAAGGTACTGGAGATCGGCGTGCGTCTGCTCCCCGCGGCAGCCGGCTATACCAAGGTAATTGTGTACCGCATTGGCGGCAAGACCATTGAGTTCCACAAGTGGTTTCTCGACCTGCGACGACTGATGAAAGATGAGCTGCTACGCTGCGAGGAGGACACGGCGGTGAAGGGCGAGCCGGAGTTGATGTGA
- a CDS encoding putative DNA-dependent ATPase: MAAAIARRVRIRQDLHNTPAFERDMNDVAAQDLYEQILLSSIRSGSDPNAKAVVEVYEGYMEPSYDPVKGASVAASHRQVIQEIYREREVIIRTLRSSEEHRELSAFDRLLRETEFYTGVREWKGASARGPRSRLYRHASRDNEEDSTGFDMMHLTETPSYIRGKLRPYQIEGVNWLLGLFARGVNGILADEMGLGKTFQTIATIAYLKFTVGMPGPHLVVCPKSVMGNWYREFKHWCPGLLVYKFHASSDIRPSIVKAHLHPTDRIKYDVIVTTFEMVLDELNLFKRIAWQYLIVDEAHKLKNEEGRAHTALDSLQTSHRLIITGTPLQNNLKELWALLHFLAPRLFNDSESFDTWFDTTSGQQDANVMSNLHKILAPLMIRRLKADVSTGIPPKKEIYVSCQLSKKQREWYMNVLAKDAEVLNKAGGSVASLTNVMMSLRKVINHPYLMDGGEEGPPFVTDEKLVRTSGKMVILDKLLHRLRADVQGRHKVLIFSQFTSMLNILEDYCNMRGFMYCRIDGNTSGYDRDSQMASFNSPSSDYFIFLLSTRAGGLGINLQAANHVILYDSDWNPQMDLQAQDRAHRIGQKRSVRVYRFVTDGTLEEKMYRRALKKLYLDAVVVQQGRLQSKATNQATKEELLSMITFGAEEIFKTRHEDVTEADIDRLLDEGETISNQLTNDAKQQVQMSLASFQLGAEEANIYDFEGVSYKTGAESRILHLRLSLPVSQAELQAQCSQYGEVIKAVLHPNLKEALVYFRSTSGAMEAKAKLPYESAFASRDSQTVVSSDMIAECIGVGEKLGRGHRMREPVQLFTEADVESMQKKATKAPPLKLPKLPKFHPYQLYNAKRLTELHNTEVALMVRNWKRKYEEKSDAQKSKESNEEGACDEADGKAEDEDELLTEVEQEERERLLSEGFPTWTFYEYRSVVSALTSGKMDLTDYAAIAAAVGGTKTVGEVRDYVVALLERGEQCIKKFALVEERIKKAKLRREAKENVFKAAKWKVETCEHPEKELTFKARGNVALDREIFLMAYETGFKANNTSELVRTRPQHIFNVWYQSRPDGFFSKRLHTLMKSVQREWEKPADDDGAMPSKGHRRLEI; the protein is encoded by the coding sequence atggcggcagcgattGCACGCAGGGTCCGCATACGGCAAGACCTGCATAACACGCCGGCGTTTGAGCGAGACATGAATGACGTGGCAGCACAGGACTTATACGAGCAAATTCTTCTCAGTAGCAttcgcagcggcagcgatcCGAATGCAAAGGCAGTGGTTGAGGTGTACGAGGGCTACATGGAGCCGAGCTACGACCCGGTAAAGGGCGCGAGCGTGGCTGCTAGCCATCGACAGGTAATTCAGGAGATCTACAGGGAGCGCGAGGTTATCATCCGCACCCTGCGCTCCTCAGAGGAGCACCGCGAGCTTTCCGCCTTCGACCGGCTTCTGCGAGAGACCGAGTTCTACACCGGCGTTCGGGAGTGGAAGGGGGCATCGGCGCGCGGCCCGCGCAGTCGACTGTACCGTCACGCCAGCCGCGACAACGAGGAGGATTCGACCGGGTTCGACATGATGCACCTAACGGAGACGCCGTCTTACATCCGCGGAAAGCTGCGCCCGTATCAGATCGAGGGCGTGAACTGGTTGCTCGGCCTCTTCGCGCGCGGTGTGAATGGGATTTTGGCAGATGAGATGGGACTGGGTAAAACCTTCCAGACCATCGCCACTATTGCGTACCTCAAGTTCACTGTAGGGATGCCGGGCCCGCATCTGGTTGTGTGCCCGAAGTCTGTGATGGGGAACTGGTACCGCGAGTTCAAGCACTGGTGCCCCGGGCTCTTGGTGTACAAGTTCCACGCCTCTAGTGATATTCGGCCAAGCATTGTCAAGGCTCACTTGCACCCTACCGATCGCATCAAGTACGACGTCATTGTGACGACCTTTGAGATGGTTCTGGATGAGCTCAACTTGTTTAAGCGCATTGCGTGGCAGTACTTGATCGTCGATGAGGCCCACAAGCTGAAGAACGAGGAGGGgcgtgcacacacggcgCTCGACTCTCTGCAGACGTCGCACCGACTCATTATCACCGGCACGCCTCTGCAAAACAACCTCAAGGAGCTATGGGCGCTGCTACACTTCCTGGCACCACGCTTGTTCAACGACTCGGAATCCTTCGACACGTGGTTCGACACCACGTCGGGCCAGCAGGACGCCAACGTCATGTCAAACCTGCACAAGATCCTCGCTCCCCTCATGATCCGTCGTCTCAAAGCTGATGTGAGCACTGGCATTCCGCCAAAGAAGGAGATTTACGTTTCGTGCCAGCTCTCcaagaaacagagagagtgGTACATGAACGTTCTTGCGAAGGACGCCGAGGTGCTGAACAaggccggcggcagcgttgccTCTCTGACGAATGTCATGATGAGCCTTCGAAAAGTGATCAATCATCCTTACCTCATGGAtggcggcgaggaggggcCTCCGTTTGTCACGGATGAAAAGTTGGTGCGAACCAGTGGCAAGATGGTCATCCTGGAcaagctgctgcaccgatTGAGGGCTGATGTGCAGGGCAGGCACAAGGTGCTCATCTTCTCCCAGTTCACCTCGATGCTTAACATTTTGGAGGACTACTGCAACATGCGCGGCTTCATGTACTGTCGCATCGATGGCAACACCAGTGGCTACGACAGAGATTCCCAGATGGCATCTTTCAACTCCCCCTCAAGCGACTACTTCATTTTTCTGCTATCCACCCGCGCTGGCGGTCTCGGCATCAACCTTCAGGCTGCGAATCACGTCATTCTGTACGACTCCGACTGGAACCCGCAGATGGATTTGCAGGCGCAAGATCGCGCGCATCGCATCGGCCAGAAACGCAGCGTCCGCGTCTACCGCTTCGTCACAGACGGTACGCTGGAAGAAAAGATGTACCGCCGTGCCCTAAAGAAGCTCTACCTGGATGCGGTAGTGGTGCAGCAGGGCCGACTGCAGTCAAAGGCGACAAATCAGGCCAccaaggaggagctgctgtcCATGATCACGTTTGGCGCCGAGGAGATTTTTAAAACACGTCATGAGGACGTTACGGAGGCCGATATCGATCGTCTACTCGATGAGGGAGAGACGATCTCGAACCAGCTGACGAACGACGCCAAGCAGCAGGTACAAATGTCCCTCGCCAGCTTTCAGCTTggtgcggaggaggcgaacaTTTACGATTTTGAGGGCGTAAGCTACAAGACCGGCGCCGAGTCGCGCATTTTGCACCTCAGGCTGAGCTTGCCGGTGAGCCAAGCGGAGTTGCAGGCACAGTGCTCGCAGTACGGAGAGGTGATCAAGGCCGTTCTGCACCCCAACctgaaggaggcgctggtTTACTTCCGCTCAACCAGTGGCGCCATGGAGGCCAAGGCGAAGCTGCCCTACGAATCGGCCTTCGCTAGCCGAGACTCGCAGACAGTGGTGTCAAGTGACATGATTGCGGAGTGCATCGGCGTGGGCGAGAAACTGGGCCGCGGGCATCGCATGCGTGAGCCGGTGCAGCTCTTCAcggaggcggatgtggaGTCCATGCAGAAGAAGGCGACCaaggcaccgccgctgaagCTGCCGAAGCTCCCCAAGTTTCACCCGTACCAGCTGTACAACGCAAAGCGGCTGACGGAGCTGCACAACACTGAGGTGGCGCTGATGGTGCGCAACTGGAAGCGCAAGTacgaggagaagagcgacgCGCAGAAGAGCAAGGAGAGCAACGAGGAGGGGGCTTGCGACGAGGCAGACGGCAAAGccgaggacgaagacgagcTCCTGACCGAGGTGGAGCAagaggagcgagagcggctgcTGAGCGAGGGCTTCCCGACCTGGACCTTCTACGAGTACCGCTCGGTAGTGTCAGCCCTTACCAGCGGAAAGATGGATCTCACCGACTAcgctgccatcgccgctgcagtgggTGGAACCAAGACGGTGGGCGAAGTGCGTGACTACGTGGTTGCCCTGCTGGAGCGTGGTGAGCAGTGCATCAAGAAGTTCGCCCTCGTGGAGGAGCGCATCAAGAAGGCGAAGTTGAGGCGCGAAGCGAAAGAGAACGTCTTCAAAGCCGCTAAGTGGAAGGTGGAGACGTGCGAGCACCCAGAGAAGGAGCTCACCTTTAAGGCGCGCGGCAACGTAGCCCTTGATCGGGAAATCTTTCTCATGGCCTACGAGACTGGGTTCAAGGCGAACAACACGAGCGAGCTGGTGCGTACTCGCCCCCAGCACATCTTCAATGTCTGGTATCAGTCCCGCCCCGACGGCTTCTTTAGCAAGCGTTTGCACACATTGATGAAGTCAGTGCAACGAGAGTGGGAGAAGCCGGCGGACGATGACGGCGCCATGCCAAGTAAGGGTCACCGTCGCCTGGAAATTTGA
- a CDS encoding putative DNA polymerase delta catalytic subunit — protein MSSSALSQWKSIARLPLPSSYLQKDVCFQLLDCCQTKGNPHETVSRVRHSEVPVVRLYGVTAEGFSVLVHCYNYEPYLWIEAPPNWLPVYSQAFMRELNDQLSNQTRLQDTVVRVEVHQRRSLMYFKGGQLVPHLKIVVQLPQHIPKLRSLLSDRGVSCPGAWDGIRVFQTFESNVIFPLRFLVDNDIGGSNWLTLTYGKFFASPVKTSTCQIEVVCSHEDVQNHEPLGDYLSIAPFRILSIDIECQGRKGLFPEPEHDPVIQIANHCVEYGHESEPLTKTIFTLKSCAPIAGAQVLSYETEAEMLLAWATFMKALDPDILTGYNICNFDFPYLLSRATALKASDAFHYWGRQVHERTVARDKKFQSKQMGNREYTELTLEGRIIMDAMVVIQRDYKLRSYSLNSVSQNFLGEQKEDVHHSIISDLQHGDEETRRRLAVYCLKDAFLPVKLLDRLMCIVNNVEMARVTGVPVGWLLERGQQIKVFSMLLRKAQKKKLVVPTVEYTGGSDRGYEGATVIDPIKGFYNCPVATLDFASLYPSIIIAHNLCYSTLVRPADARLYPEDALDRSPTSDVFVKKEVFPGILPEVLQDLLAARKHARAMMKDVPMNSLEYKVLNGRQLALKVSANSVYGFTGAQVGKLPCLEISASVTAYGRQMIDRTKNLVEDLYPGARVLYGDTDSVMVKCVTDEKASDKERLQEAMDFGIEAAEKVSSNFLKPIKLEFEKVYFPYLLMNKKRYAGLLWTNTDRFDKLDAKGIETVRRDNCPLVARMVSGVLNRILIHRSVESAVEFVKGTISDLLLNRLDISNLVITKAFSKAEDEYAGAQAHIALVERMRQRDPASAPTIGDRVAYVIIKAAKGAKAYERSEDPIYVLDNNIPIDTQYYLEHQLAPPILRVFEGVLDDPSVLIKGDHTRHIAISAPSKNAGGLMRFVKVQLQCISCRAVIKAGALCDNCQDKAPEVYGKIVAKRNHYEAIYSQVWTQCQQCQGSLNQEVICSSRDCPVFYMRKKVQKDLHEQQVLLDRFGVVDDW, from the coding sequence ATGTCGTCCTCTGCCCTGTCGCAGTGGAAGTCGATCGCGCGCTTGCCTCTCCCTTCTTCGTACCTGCAAAAGGACGTGTGCTTTCAGCTCCTCGACTGCTGCCAGACAAAAGGAAACCCGCATGAAACGGTGTCACGTGTTCGTCACAGCGAGGTGCCGGTGGTGCGTCTCTACGGAGTCACCGCCGAGGGGTTCAGCGTGTTGGTTCACTGCTACAACTACGAGCCGTATTTGTGGATCGAGGCGCCACCAAACTGGCTGCCTGTATATTCCCAAGCGTTTATGCGAGAGCTTAACGACCAGCTTAGCAACCAGACTCGCCTACAGGACACCGTTGTGCGAGTGGaggtgcaccagcgccgcagtCTTATGTACTTCAAAGGCGGTCAGCTGGTGCCGCATCTAAAGATcgtcgtgcagctgccgcagcacatCCCAAAGTTGCGCAGTCTCCTATCTGACCGCGGCGTATCGTGCCCTGGGGCGTGGGATGGGATTCGCGTCTTCCAGACCTTCGAGTCAAACGTGATTTTCCCGCTGCGCTTCCTCGTCGACAATGACATTGGCGGTAGCAACTGGCTGACGCTGACCTACGGCAAGTTCTTCGCATCCCCCGTCAAGACGTCGACCTGTCAGATTGAGGTGGTGTGTTCGCACGAGGATGTGCAGAACCACGAACCACTGGGGGACTACTTGTCCATCGCGCCTTTCCGCATCCTCTCCATCGACATCGAGTGTCAGGGTCGTAAAGGACTCTTCCCTGAGCCGGAGCATGACCCTGTCATTCAGATTGCCAACCACTGCGTCGAGTACGGGCACGAGTCGGAGCCGCTCACGAAGACCATCTTCACCCTGAAGAGCTGCGCACCGATTGCGGGGGCGCAGGTGCTCTCATACGAaacggaggcggagatgtTGCTGGCATGGGCCACCTTCATGAAAGCGCTTGACCCCGACATCCTGACGGGCTACAACATCTGCAATTTCGATTTCCCATATCTGCTGAGCCGCGCCACAGCTCTGAAGGCCAGTGACGCATTTCACTACTGGGGTCGACAAGTTCACGAGCGAACGGTGGCGCGCGACAAGAAGTTTCAATCCAAGCAGATGGGCAACCGCGAGTATACGGAGCTGACCTTGGAGGGGCGGATTATTATGGATGCGATGGTGGTGATCCAGCGCGACTACAAGCTGCGCTCCTACTCACTCAACTCGGTATCACAGAACTTTCTTGGTGAGCAGAAGGAGGATGTGCACCACTCCATCATCTCAGACCTGCAgcacggcgacgaggagacgcgccgccgcctcgctgtgTACTGCCTGAAGGATGCGTTCCTTCCTGTGAAGCTGCTGGATCGGCTCATGTGCATCGTGAACAACGTGGAGATGGCACGCGTAACAGGTGTGCCGGTGGGGTggctgctggagcgcggCCAGCAAATCAAGGTCTTCTCCATGCTCCTGCGCAAGGCCCAGAAGAAGAAGCTGGTGGTGCCGACGGTCGAGTACACAGGTGGCAGCGATCGCGGCTACGAAGGCGCCACCGTCATCGACCCGATCAAAGGCTTCTACAACTGCCCCGTCGCAACGCTCGACTTTGCGTCGCTGTATCCGTCCATCATCATCGCACACAACCTGTGTTACTCAACATTGGTGCGCCCGGCGGACGCGAGGCTGTACCCGGAAGACGCCCTCGATCGATCGCCCACATCGGACGTCTTTGTGAAGAAAGAGGTCTTTCCCGGCATTCTTCCCGAAGTGCTACAAGACTTGCTGGCTGCCCGAAAGCATGCGCGGGCGATGATGAAGGATGTGCCCATGAACTCGCTCGAGTACAAGGTCCTGAACGGGCGCCAGCTTGCGCTGAAGGTTAGCGCCAACTCTGTGTATGGCTTCACGGGTGCTCAGGTGGGCAAGTTACCGTGCCTGGAGATCAGTGCCTCCGTCACGGCGTATGGCCGGCAGATGATTGACAGGACGAAGAACCTCGTTGAGGATCTGTACcccggcgcgcgcgtgctgtaCGGCGATACTGACTCTGTGATGGTGAAGTGTGTCACCGACGAGAAGGCGAGCGACAAGGAGCGCCTGCAGGAAGCCATGGATTTTGGcatcgaggcggcggagaagGTGTCCAGCAATTTCCTCAAGCCAATCAAGCTCGAATTTGAGAAAGTGTACTTTCCGTACCTACTCATGAACAAGAAGCGCTACGCAGGCTTGCTGTGGACGAACACGGATCGATTTGACAAGCTGGATGCCAAGGGTATTGAGACTGTGCGCCGAGACAACTGCCCTCTTGTCGCACGCATGGTCTCCGGCGTGCTGAACCGCATTCTCATTCACCGCTCCGTCGAGAGCGCTGTCGAGTTTGTGAAAGGCACGATCAGCGACCTGCTGCTGAACCGACTCGACATATCGAATTTGGTGATCACCAAGGCCTTCTCCAAGGCGGAGGATGAGTATGCCGGTGCCCAGGCACACATCGCCCTTGTGGAGCGCATGCGGCAGCGCGACCCCGCCTCAGCGCCGACCATTGGCGACCGTGTGGCGTACGTTATTATTAAGGCAGCCAAGGGTGCCAAGGCGTACGAGCGAAGTGAGGACCCCATCTACGTGCTCGACAACAATATCCCAATCGACACACAGTACTATCTCGAGCATCAGCTGGCTCCGCCGATTCTGCGCGTGTTTGAAGGTGTACTGGACGACCCCAGCGTGCTCATCAAAGGAGACCACACACGCCACATCGCTATCTCCGCCCCGAGCAAGAATGCCGGTGGGTTGATGAGGTTCGTGAAGGTTCAGCTGCAGTGCATCTCGTGCCGCGCCGTCATCAAAGCAGGCGCGTTGTGTGACAACTGCCAAGACAAGGCACCTGAGGTGTATGGCAAGATTGTAGCGAAGCGCAACCATTACGAAGCAATTTACTCGCAGGTGTGGACGCAGTGCCAGCAGTGTCAGGGATCGCTGAATCAAGAGGTGATCTGCTCTAGCCGCGACTGCCCGGTGTTCTACATGCGCAAGAAGGTGCAGAAGGATTTgcacgagcagcaggtgctccTCGATCGTTTTGGCGTTGTGGACGACTGGTAA